TGAGATGTTTGGATATGTAACAACCTTACGTACTCTTTCATCAGGCCGTGCTACATCAACTATGGAATTCTCTCACTACATGCCTTGTCCTAAAAACATCGCGGATGATGTGATTGCAAAAGTTAAAGGAAAAATTGAAGCTTAATAATATTAACAATGAGCCAGAAGATCAGAATAAAACTTCAGTCTTACGACCACAATTTAGTAGATAAATCTGCTGAGAAAATTGTGAAAGCCGTTAAGGCAACTGGTGCTGTTGTGAGTGGTCCTATTCCACTGCCTACACACAAACGTATTTATACCGTGTTGAGATCACCACACGTAAATAAAAAAGCACGTGAGCAATTCCAGTTGTGCGCGTATAAAAGACTGATCGACATTTACAGTTCTTCATCAAAAACGGTTGACGCCCTGATGAAACTTGAACTGCCAAGTGGAGTGAACGTAGAAATTAAAGTTTAATAGATAGAAAGTATGCCAGGAATTATTGGAAAAAAAATCGGGATGACTAGCATCTACAGTGCCGAGGGTAAGGCAACACCATGCACGTTGATTGAAGCTGGTCCTTGTGTTGTGACACAAGTGAAAACCGTCGAAAAAGATGGATACAATGCTGTCCAACTAGGTTTCGGAGAAAAACGCGTAAAAAATACGCCAAGCGGACTGAAAGGTCATTTTGAAAAAGCTAAAACAACACCAAAACAAAAACTTGCCGAGTTTAAAGGTTTTGATAATCTGAACCTAGGTGATGTTGTGAACTCCTCTTTCTTTGCAGAAGGTGATTATGTTGATGTAATCGGAACAACAAAAGGTAAAGGTTTTCAAGGTGTAGTTAAACGTCATGGTTTTGGTGGTGTGGGTGAAGCTACCCACGGTCAACATAACCGTCTCAGAGCACCTGGTTCTATTGGTGCATGTTCATACCCTTCTAGAGTATTTCCCGGAATGAGAATGGGTGGACAAACAGGTAATGGCCGTGTTAAAATGCCAAACCTGCAAATAGTAAAAGTATTAACTGACAAGAATATCATTTTGGTGAAAGGATCTATTCCTGGACATAATGGAGCTTTTGTTCTAATTCAGAAATAACATGGACGTTAAAGTAGTTGATATAAAAGGAAAAGAGACAGCTAAGACAGTGTCATTAGTTGATTCTATCTACGCAATTGAACCTAACGATCATGCGATTTATTTGGACGTTAAGCAACATCTTGCGAATAAAAGACAAGGAACTCACGATTCAAAAGAACGTGGTGAAATCACAGGGTCTACTCGTAAATTGAAAAAACAAAAAGGGACTGGTGGTGCCAGAGCTGGTAGCATCAAAAATCCTGAATTCAGAGGCGGTGGTCGCGTATTTGGTCCACATCCAAGAAATTATGAGATTAAACTGAATCACAAGGTAAAACGTCTTGCTCGCAAATCTGCTCTTTCATATAAAGCGAAAGAAAACAATATTATCGTGTTGAATAATATTGATCTAAAGGCAATTAAAACTAAAGATTTCATGAAGGTTTTAACTGATATGAATCTTGCGTTTGACAAGGTACTTTTCGTTTTACCTGCAGAAAATAAAAATGTGTTCCTTTCTTCACGCAATATTCAAGGAGCAAATGTGATTACTGCAGATAGTTTGAATACATACGAAATTCTCAATGCCAATAAATTGGTGATTGTTGAAGATGCAGTAGGAAAAATCGAATCTATTTTGAACTAATGAACAGATAGTCATGAGCAACATCATTATAAAACCAATTTTGACAGAGAAGGCGACAAATGATAGCGAGGTTAAAAATCGCTTTGCATTTGAAGTATCGCTCAATGCGAATAAAATTGAGATTAAAAAAGCCGTTGAGAAAATGTACAATGTTCACGTTAAAGGTGTGCGTACATTAACTTATGGTGGAGGTAAACCAAAGAAAAAATATACCTCTAAAGGAGTTTCTGAACAACCAAATCCGGTGTGGAAAAAAGCCGTGGTTTCTGTTGTTGAGGGAGAAACAATCAATTTGTACGATAATATCTAAGCAATTAATAAAATGGCAGTTAGAAAATTAAAACCTATCACCCCAAGCCAGCGTCACAAAATTGCGCGGGATTTTTCAGGGCTTTCAAAAGTAGCTCCTGAGAAGTCTTTAGTGACTACTAAAAAACGTTCAGGCGGCCGTAACAATACGGGAAAAATGACCATGCGCCAAATCGGGGGTGGACATAAAAAGCAATATCGCATTATTGACTTTAAAAGAGACAAAGCTGGTATTCCTGCTACTGTGAAAACAGTTGAGTATGATCCAAATCGTACGGCAAACATTGCTCTCCTCGCTTATGCAGATGGTGAAAAAAGATACATCATAGCACCGGAAGGATTAAAAGTTGGAGATGTAATCGTATCTGGTAAAGGTGTTGCACCTGAAATTGGAAATACTCTTTTTCTTGGTGAGATTCCATTGGGTACTGTAATTCACAATATTGAGTTAAAACCAGGCAGAGGAGCTGCTCTTGCCAGATCAGCAGGTACTTCGGCTCAGCTTGCCGCAAGAGAAGGAAACTACGCAGTTATTAAATTGCCTTCAGGCGAAACTCGTATGATTCTTACTACATGTATGGCAACTGTGGGTATAGTATCTAATGGTGAACACATGTTGGTTGAATATGGTAAGGCCGGTAAATCAAGATGGGAAGGTAGAAGACCTCGTGTTAGAGGTGTTGTTATGAACCCTGTTGATCACCCAATGGGTGGAGGTGAAGGTCGCGCCTCTGGTGGACATCCTAGATCTCGTAAAGGTATTCCTGCTAAAGGATACAAGACAAGATCCCGCGTGAAATACTCGAATAAATACATTATTGAAAGAAGAAAGAAATAATTTGGTATGAGCAGATCGTTAAAAAAACCTCCTTTCGTTCACTACAAATTAGTGAAAAGAGTTGATGAGGCTCAGGGTAATGACAAAAAAGCAGTGATTAAAACATGGTCACGCTCGTCAACAATCATCCCTGAATTTGTTGGATTTACTTTTGCCGTGCACAACGGTAATAAGTTCATACCGGTTTATGTGACTGAAAATATGGTAGGGCATAAGCTTGGTGAATTTGCACCTACTAGAACCTTCCGTGGTCACGCAGGTAATAAGAAAAAGAAATAATTTATAGCTAAATTTTTATAAAAATGGGAGCTAGAAAAAAAGAAATGGCGGATAAACTCAAAGAGGTAAAAAGCAGAACTGCTATTGCCCGCCTTAATAATTGTCCGATTTCTGCAAGAAAAATGAGACTGGTGGCAGATCTTGTACGTGGTGTTGAAGTGAACAAAGCACTGAATATTTTACAGCACAACGCTAAAGAAGCTGCTGGTCGTCTTGAAAAATTGTTGCGCTCGGCTATTGCAAACTGGGAACAAAAAAATCAAGACAAAAGTATTGAGAACGAAACTTTGGTAGTAGCTGAGGTGAAAGTTGATCACGCCGGCATGCTGAAGAGAATTTCTGCAGCTCCGCAAGGACGTGCGCATAGAATCAGAAAAAGATCGAACCATACAACATTAATTGTTGATAGTAAAAAATAAGTTGACCAATGGGACAAAAAGCAAATCCAATAGGGAATAGGTTAGGATTCATCCACGGATGGGAATCAAACTGGTTTGGAGGTAAAGATTATTCTTCTAAAATTGTTGAAGACTATAAAATTAGGGAATACCTGATGGAGCGTCTCAACAAGGCTAGCATCTCTAAAATTATTATTGAACGTACCATTAAAGTTGTTACAGTTACTATCAATACAGCTCGCCCTGGTGTAATCATCGGAAAAGGAGGAAAAGAAGTTGACAAACTGAAAGAGGAGTTGAAAAAAATCACTGGGAAAGAAGTTCAGATTAACATTTTTGAAATTAAACGTCCTGAACTTGATGCACAATTAGTGGCTGATAGTATTGCTCGTCAAATTGAAGGTCGTGTTTCGTTCCGACGTGCAATTAAAATGGCTATTGCTTCTACCATGAGAATGGGCGCTGAAGGAATCAAAGTTAAAATCAGTGGTCGTTTGAATGGCGCTGAGATGGCTCGCGTTGAAATGTACAAAGAAGGAAGAACTCCTCTCCATACTTTCCGCGCTGACATTGACTACGCTGTGGGTGAAGCTCATACAACCTATGGTAGAATTGGAATTAAAACCTGGATTTGCAAAGGTGAAGTTTACGGTAAACGTGATCTGACCCCAAACATTGGTTTAACTCAAAAACGTGCCGGAGCTGAAACAAACGCTGCTGCTCCGAAAGCAAAAGGAAAAATTACAGCAAGAAAGAAAAGTTAATAAGATAAAGGAGTACCGTCATGTTACAACCTAAAAGATCAAAATTCAGAAGAGTACAGAAAGGCAGAAACCGTGGTATTGCACACCGCGGAAGCAATATAGCCTTTGGATCATTCGCTCTTAAGTCAATGGACGCCGGCTGGTTAACTGCGCGCCAAATCGAAGCTTCTCGTGTAGCGCTTACACGTTTCATGAAGAGAGAAGGTCAAGTTTGGATCAGAATTTTTCCTGATAAACCTATCACTATGAAACCGGCTGAGGTTCGTATGGGTAAAGGTAAAGGTGCTCCTAGTCATTGGGTAGCTGTTATTCAACCAGGACGCATTCTTTTCGAAGCTGACGGAGTGTCTGTTGAAACTGCAAAAGAGGCAATGAGATTAGCTGCCCAAAAACTGCCATTGCGCTGCAAATTTGTTGTAAGAAGTGATTATTCAGCTGAACAATAATAGAGGAGATGAAAGCAAAAGAGATAAAAGGAATGTCTGACAACGACATCAAAGATAAACTGGATGAACTCACTGCGATGCAGGATAAAATGGTTCTATCACATTCAGTAACGAAGTTGGAAAATCCACTTCAGATTCGGTCGAATCGCAAAGATATCGCACGGCTTAAAACTGAATTAACCAGTAGAGCTAAAAAAGCATAACAGTATAAAATAAGATATCTGTGATGGAAACTAAAAGAAATATCAGAAAAGAAAGAATCGGGGTTGTGACTAGTAACAAGATGGAAAAGTCTATCGTTGTTTCGGTTGAAAGAAAGGTAAAACACCCAAAATACGGGAAATTCGTAAAAAAAACGACTAAATTTGTCGCCCACGATGAAAAAAATGAATGCAATCCGGGAGATACCGTGCGCATAATGGAAACCAGACCACTTAGCAAAAACAAGTGCTGGAGATTAGTAGAAATTGTTGAAAGAGCTAAATAATTAAGAACAATGATTCAGCAGGAAAGTAGATTAACTGTCGCTGATAACAGCGGTGCCAAAGACGTACTTTGTATAAGAGTGCTTGGTGGTACCGGTAGACGTTATGCATCAGTTGGTGATAAAATTGTGGTGAGCGTGAAAGATGCGCTTCCTTCAGGTAACGTGAAAAAAGGACAGGTAACCAAAGCTGTCGTAGTACGCACTAAAAAAGAAGTTCGTCGTCCGGATGGTTCATATATCCGCTTTGATGATAACGCGGTGGTATTGTTGAATGAGGCTGGTGAAATGAGAGGTACTCGTATTTTTGGACCTGTAGCTCGTGAGTTGAGAGATAAACAATACATGAAGGTAATTTCTCTTGCCCCTGAAGTACTCTAATTATTAATAACGGAGAGACATGCAAAAGTTGAATATAAAAGTAGGCGATACCGTAAAAGTAATCAGCGGTGAGTCACGCGGAAGTGAAGGTAAAATCCTTTCTATTGACCGAGTTAAAAATCGTGTCATTGTTGAAGGAGTAAACGTTGTTAAAAAACACCAGAAACCTAATGCTGCCAACCCTCAGGGTGGAATAATTGAAAAAGAAGCCGGAATTCACATTTCAAATGTGATGCTGGTTGTTGGAGGGGTTGCGTCTAAAGTCGGAAGAAAAAAAGACAGCAATGGAAAGTCAGTTAGATTTCTTAAAAAGAATGGGGAGGTAGTTAAATAATATGAGCTATACACCAAGACTTAAAGCAAAGTATTCTGCTGAGATCGCTAAAGATCTTCAGAAACAATTCGGGTTTAAATCCGCAATGAGAATACCTAAGCTTCAGAAAATTGTGCTGAGCCAGGGATTGGGCGATGCCATTTCTGATAAAAAATTGATCGAATCTGCGATTAAAGATATGTCTAGTATTTGTGGTCAAGCTGCAATTGCAATGAACTCGAAGAAAGATATTTCAAACTTTAAGCTTCGTAAAGGAATGCCCGTAGGAGTTAAGGTTACGCTGCGCGGAGATAAAATGTATGAGTTCCTTGACAGACTTATCAATATTGCGCTGCCAAGAACAAGGGATTTTCGCGGTGTAAACGCGAAAGGTTTTGACGGAAATGGAAATTTCAATATGGGGATTAAAGAGCATATCATCTTCCCTGAAATTGATATTGACAAAGTGAACAAAATCTTTGGTATGGACATCACCTTTGTAACCTCTGCAGATAATGATGAGGAGGCAAAAGCATTATTAACTGGTTTCGGATTCCCATTTGTAAAAAATTAATAGCATGGCAAAAGAATCAATGAAAGCGAGAGAGCGCAAAAGAACCAAGCTTGCTGCTCGCTATGAAAAAAAGAGAAATGAATTGCGGAAAGCTGCCGCTACCGGTGACTGGGATGCCATGCTGGCGCTTCAGAAATTGCCAAAAAATTCTATGAAAATTAGAATTCACAACCGTTGCCAGTTAACAGGCAGACCACGTGGATATATCCGTCAATTTGGAATTTCCCGGGTTACTTTCCGTGAAATGGCGCTTGTGGGTAAAATCCCGGGAGTAACAAAAGCAAGCTGGTAATAAAGAAAGAAACAATTGTAGCAATGAATACAGATCCAATAGCAGATTTCCTGACGCGCATAAGAAATGCGCAAATGGCAGGACATAAAGTGGTAGAAATACCTTGCTCTAATATGAAAAAAGAAATAGCTCGAATCCTTGAAGACAAAGGCTATATCTTAGGTCATAAAGTAGTTGAAGATGGAAAACAAGGTGTGATTAAAATTGCACTGAAATATGCCAATAATGTACCGGCAATCCGGAAAATTGAGAGAGTTAGTACTCCTGGTTTGAGAAAATATTGCGGATCGGCTGAATTGCCTCGCGTACTCAACGGTTTGGGAATTGCTATTATTTCAACTTCCAAAGGAGTGATTTCGGACAAAGAGGCAAGACAACAAGGGGTTGGCGGAGAATTAATCTGCTACGTATATTAATGAGTAACTAAGACAATACTATGTCACGTATAGGAAATGCGCCGGTTCAAATTGCAAAGGGAGTTGATGTAAAAATTACTGATACAGCAATAACCGTAAAAGGACCAAAAGGTGAATTAAAACAGGAGATTGACAGCGCTATTAAAATTGAGAATAATGGCACTGAATTGGTTTTCAAAAGAAATTCAGAGGACAAAGAAATTCGTTCGAAACACGGTCTTTACAGAGCGCTCGTTAAAAATATGATTGATGGTGTTTCTGAAGGATTTACAAAAAAACTTGAATTTCATGGGGTAGGTTATCGTGCTGCGGCCAAAGGACAAATCCTTGAAATGTCTGTTGGATATTCTCACAGTATTTCATTTGAAATTCCTAAAGAAGTAAAAGTATCTGCGGTAACTGAAAAGGGGATGCCTCCAATAGTAACACTTGAGTCGTATGACAAACAGTTGCTTGGACAAGTTGCTGCAAAAATCAGATCATTCAGAAAACCTGAGCCTTACAAAGGAAAAGGAATCAGGTACTCAGATGAATTCATTAGAAGAAAAGCTGGTAAATCAGCTGCGAAATAAAATGTGTTATGGCTTTAAGTAAAGTTGAAAAAAGAGCAAAAATCAAACGCAGAATCCGCAAAAACATTTTCGGAACTGCTGAGCAACCAAGACTAAGTGTCTTCAGGTCTAACAAAGAGATTTATGCACAAATCATTGATGATGAAAAAGGAGTGACTCTGGTTGCTTGTTCATCATACAAGAACCAATCGGTTGATGGAAAAAATAAATCTGAACAAGCCGCTGTCATTGGACGCGAACTCGCTGAAAAAGCAGTGAAAGCTGGTGTAAGTTCAGTTGTTTTTGACCGCAACGGATATCAATACCATGGTCGGGTGAAGGCTCTTGCTGACGGAGCTCGTGAAGGAGGATTAAAATTTTAATACTGAAAAAAAATGAATATAGTTAGAGCTGCCGATATTGAGTTAAAAGACAGACTTGTTGCGCTTAATCGTGTGACCAAGGTAACTAAAGGAGGTCGTACTTTCAGTTTTTCAGCAATTGTAGTTGTTGGAAATGAAAACGGAATCGTTGGTCATGGTCTTGGTAAAGCCAAAGAGGTTGTGGATGCAATTTCGAAAGGTGTTGATGATGCAAAGAAAAACTTGATCAGAGTGCCTGTTATCAATGGAACTGTTCCTCACGAACAACATGG
This genomic stretch from Crocinitomicaceae bacterium harbors:
- the rpsJ gene encoding 30S ribosomal protein S10; the encoded protein is MSQKIRIKLQSYDHNLVDKSAEKIVKAVKATGAVVSGPIPLPTHKRIYTVLRSPHVNKKAREQFQLCAYKRLIDIYSSSSKTVDALMKLELPSGVNVEIKV
- the rplC gene encoding 50S ribosomal protein L3, whose product is MPGIIGKKIGMTSIYSAEGKATPCTLIEAGPCVVTQVKTVEKDGYNAVQLGFGEKRVKNTPSGLKGHFEKAKTTPKQKLAEFKGFDNLNLGDVVNSSFFAEGDYVDVIGTTKGKGFQGVVKRHGFGGVGEATHGQHNRLRAPGSIGACSYPSRVFPGMRMGGQTGNGRVKMPNLQIVKVLTDKNIILVKGSIPGHNGAFVLIQK
- the rplD gene encoding 50S ribosomal protein L4, yielding MDVKVVDIKGKETAKTVSLVDSIYAIEPNDHAIYLDVKQHLANKRQGTHDSKERGEITGSTRKLKKQKGTGGARAGSIKNPEFRGGGRVFGPHPRNYEIKLNHKVKRLARKSALSYKAKENNIIVLNNIDLKAIKTKDFMKVLTDMNLAFDKVLFVLPAENKNVFLSSRNIQGANVITADSLNTYEILNANKLVIVEDAVGKIESILN
- the rplW gene encoding 50S ribosomal protein L23 — translated: MSNIIIKPILTEKATNDSEVKNRFAFEVSLNANKIEIKKAVEKMYNVHVKGVRTLTYGGGKPKKKYTSKGVSEQPNPVWKKAVVSVVEGETINLYDNI
- the rplB gene encoding 50S ribosomal protein L2; translated protein: MAVRKLKPITPSQRHKIARDFSGLSKVAPEKSLVTTKKRSGGRNNTGKMTMRQIGGGHKKQYRIIDFKRDKAGIPATVKTVEYDPNRTANIALLAYADGEKRYIIAPEGLKVGDVIVSGKGVAPEIGNTLFLGEIPLGTVIHNIELKPGRGAALARSAGTSAQLAAREGNYAVIKLPSGETRMILTTCMATVGIVSNGEHMLVEYGKAGKSRWEGRRPRVRGVVMNPVDHPMGGGEGRASGGHPRSRKGIPAKGYKTRSRVKYSNKYIIERRKK
- the rpsS gene encoding 30S ribosomal protein S19 produces the protein MSRSLKKPPFVHYKLVKRVDEAQGNDKKAVIKTWSRSSTIIPEFVGFTFAVHNGNKFIPVYVTENMVGHKLGEFAPTRTFRGHAGNKKKK
- the rplV gene encoding 50S ribosomal protein L22 — translated: MGARKKEMADKLKEVKSRTAIARLNNCPISARKMRLVADLVRGVEVNKALNILQHNAKEAAGRLEKLLRSAIANWEQKNQDKSIENETLVVAEVKVDHAGMLKRISAAPQGRAHRIRKRSNHTTLIVDSKK
- the rpsC gene encoding 30S ribosomal protein S3, which produces MGQKANPIGNRLGFIHGWESNWFGGKDYSSKIVEDYKIREYLMERLNKASISKIIIERTIKVVTVTINTARPGVIIGKGGKEVDKLKEELKKITGKEVQINIFEIKRPELDAQLVADSIARQIEGRVSFRRAIKMAIASTMRMGAEGIKVKISGRLNGAEMARVEMYKEGRTPLHTFRADIDYAVGEAHTTYGRIGIKTWICKGEVYGKRDLTPNIGLTQKRAGAETNAAAPKAKGKITARKKS
- the rplP gene encoding 50S ribosomal protein L16 produces the protein MLQPKRSKFRRVQKGRNRGIAHRGSNIAFGSFALKSMDAGWLTARQIEASRVALTRFMKREGQVWIRIFPDKPITMKPAEVRMGKGKGAPSHWVAVIQPGRILFEADGVSVETAKEAMRLAAQKLPLRCKFVVRSDYSAEQ
- the rpmC gene encoding 50S ribosomal protein L29; the encoded protein is MKAKEIKGMSDNDIKDKLDELTAMQDKMVLSHSVTKLENPLQIRSNRKDIARLKTELTSRAKKA
- the rpsQ gene encoding 30S ribosomal protein S17, which produces METKRNIRKERIGVVTSNKMEKSIVVSVERKVKHPKYGKFVKKTTKFVAHDEKNECNPGDTVRIMETRPLSKNKCWRLVEIVERAK
- the rplN gene encoding 50S ribosomal protein L14 — encoded protein: MIQQESRLTVADNSGAKDVLCIRVLGGTGRRYASVGDKIVVSVKDALPSGNVKKGQVTKAVVVRTKKEVRRPDGSYIRFDDNAVVLLNEAGEMRGTRIFGPVARELRDKQYMKVISLAPEVL
- the rplX gene encoding 50S ribosomal protein L24; the protein is MNIKVGDTVKVISGESRGSEGKILSIDRVKNRVIVEGVNVVKKHQKPNAANPQGGIIEKEAGIHISNVMLVVGGVASKVGRKKDSNGKSVRFLKKNGEVVK
- the rplE gene encoding 50S ribosomal protein L5, giving the protein MSYTPRLKAKYSAEIAKDLQKQFGFKSAMRIPKLQKIVLSQGLGDAISDKKLIESAIKDMSSICGQAAIAMNSKKDISNFKLRKGMPVGVKVTLRGDKMYEFLDRLINIALPRTRDFRGVNAKGFDGNGNFNMGIKEHIIFPEIDIDKVNKIFGMDITFVTSADNDEEAKALLTGFGFPFVKN
- the rpsN gene encoding 30S ribosomal protein S14 — its product is MAKESMKARERKRTKLAARYEKKRNELRKAAATGDWDAMLALQKLPKNSMKIRIHNRCQLTGRPRGYIRQFGISRVTFREMALVGKIPGVTKASW
- the rpsH gene encoding 30S ribosomal protein S8, which gives rise to MNTDPIADFLTRIRNAQMAGHKVVEIPCSNMKKEIARILEDKGYILGHKVVEDGKQGVIKIALKYANNVPAIRKIERVSTPGLRKYCGSAELPRVLNGLGIAIISTSKGVISDKEARQQGVGGELICYVY
- the rplF gene encoding 50S ribosomal protein L6; translated protein: MSRIGNAPVQIAKGVDVKITDTAITVKGPKGELKQEIDSAIKIENNGTELVFKRNSEDKEIRSKHGLYRALVKNMIDGVSEGFTKKLEFHGVGYRAAAKGQILEMSVGYSHSISFEIPKEVKVSAVTEKGMPPIVTLESYDKQLLGQVAAKIRSFRKPEPYKGKGIRYSDEFIRRKAGKSAAK
- a CDS encoding 50S ribosomal protein L18 codes for the protein MALSKVEKRAKIKRRIRKNIFGTAEQPRLSVFRSNKEIYAQIIDDEKGVTLVACSSYKNQSVDGKNKSEQAAVIGRELAEKAVKAGVSSVVFDRNGYQYHGRVKALADGAREGGLKF
- the rpsE gene encoding 30S ribosomal protein S5, with the translated sequence MNIVRAADIELKDRLVALNRVTKVTKGGRTFSFSAIVVVGNENGIVGHGLGKAKEVVDAISKGVDDAKKNLIRVPVINGTVPHEQHGKFSGARVFLKPASHGTGVIAGGAMRAVLESAGVKDILAKSQGSSNPHNVVKATIDALGRMRDAVSIARDRGVSMEKVFNG